Proteins encoded in a region of the Desulfovibrio litoralis DSM 11393 genome:
- a CDS encoding MipA/OmpV family protein: protein MFFYSKCLLNFTCYTFISMFIFVGSVAISHAQDERGGESQDLTWSVSLGGGVLTAPEFEGSDSNDLRFMPIVELRLDRFFLSTQNGLGVYVVNQEQWKLGAVAKYNRGREESASDLLNGLGDIDPSAELGIFASWNPDPFFVKATALHGTGDIRGFQVQTEVGHATMLNEKVRWTNSVGSTYASERRNETFFGITQEQSRKSGYDAYDADSGFKDIALKTSLGVSLTDDIGLRVFAGYNRLVGPAADSPLVEAGSKNQFTGGCGLVYSFNSGN from the coding sequence ATGTTCTTTTATTCTAAGTGCTTACTTAATTTTACTTGTTATACCTTTATATCTATGTTTATTTTTGTGGGTAGTGTCGCAATCTCTCATGCACAAGATGAAAGAGGAGGGGAAAGCCAAGACTTAACTTGGTCTGTTTCTCTTGGTGGTGGTGTGTTGACTGCCCCTGAATTTGAAGGTTCAGATAGCAACGATTTGCGTTTTATGCCTATTGTTGAGTTGCGTCTGGATAGATTTTTTCTTTCAACCCAAAACGGGCTTGGAGTATATGTAGTTAATCAGGAACAGTGGAAGCTTGGAGCTGTAGCTAAATATAACCGTGGAAGAGAAGAAAGTGCGAGTGATTTGCTAAATGGGCTTGGTGATATTGATCCTAGTGCCGAGCTTGGTATATTTGCATCATGGAATCCGGACCCATTTTTTGTAAAAGCCACCGCTTTGCACGGTACCGGAGATATTCGTGGTTTTCAGGTGCAAACCGAGGTCGGACATGCGACTATGCTAAACGAAAAAGTTAGATGGACAAATAGCGTAGGCTCAACCTATGCGAGCGAGCGTCGTAACGAAACTTTTTTTGGTATTACTCAGGAGCAAAGCCGTAAATCAGGTTATGACGCTTATGACGCAGATAGTGGCTTTAAAGATATTGCCTTGAAAACTTCACTTGGTGTGAGCCTGACTGACGATATCGGACTAAGGGTTTTTGCGGGTTATAACCGCCTTGTCGGACCGGCGGCAGATTCTCCGTTAGTTGAGGCGGGTTCAAAAAATCAGTTTACTGGTGGTTGCGGTTTAGTCTATTCCTTTAATTCAGGAAACTAG
- a CDS encoding FAD/NAD(P)-binding protein → MPEHTKNPYIPYEATVQEVIRETANIMTFRVTFDDPEVKKNFKFEPGQVGQLSFFGAGESTFVINSPPTRMDYIQFSVMKVGEVTSKLHTIKAGDKVGVRAPLGNSFPYEKMKGKDIVFVGGGIGMAPLRTLLLYMLDNRKDYGKITLLYGARSPQDMAYIYETEEWLKRDDLNTVLTIDREAEGWQHKVGLIPNVLLEINPDPKNTVAITCGPPIMIKFTLQALKQLKFEDSQIYTTLEKRMKCGIGICGRCNIGTKYVCMDGPVFSYDELKDLPNEL, encoded by the coding sequence CTGCCTGAACACACCAAAAACCCTTATATACCCTATGAGGCAACAGTTCAGGAAGTTATAAGAGAAACAGCCAATATTATGACTTTTAGAGTTACTTTTGACGACCCTGAAGTTAAAAAGAACTTTAAATTTGAACCCGGGCAAGTAGGACAGCTTTCATTTTTTGGAGCAGGTGAATCAACTTTTGTTATCAATTCACCTCCGACCAGAATGGATTATATCCAATTTAGCGTAATGAAGGTTGGCGAAGTTACCTCTAAGCTTCATACTATAAAAGCCGGAGATAAAGTTGGCGTAAGAGCTCCACTTGGCAATTCTTTTCCTTATGAAAAAATGAAGGGTAAAGATATTGTTTTTGTTGGTGGCGGAATAGGCATGGCACCTTTGCGTACCCTCTTGCTTTACATGCTAGATAACAGAAAAGATTATGGTAAAATCACCCTGCTTTATGGTGCCAGATCGCCACAAGATATGGCTTATATCTATGAAACAGAAGAATGGCTAAAAAGAGACGACCTAAACACAGTCCTAACTATTGATAGAGAAGCCGAAGGCTGGCAACACAAAGTCGGGCTTATTCCTAATGTTTTATTAGAAATAAACCCTGATCCTAAAAATACTGTTGCCATTACTTGTGGTCCTCCTATTATGATTAAGTTTACTCTTCAAGCTTTAAAACAATTAAAATTTGAAGACAGCCAAATCTATACAACGCTAGAAAAACGTATGAAGTGTGGTATTGGTATTTGCGGACGTTGTAATATTGGAACTAAATATGTATGTATGGACGGACCGGTATTTAGCTATGACGAACTCAAAGATCTACCAAACGAATTATAG